In a genomic window of Mercenaria mercenaria strain notata chromosome 19, MADL_Memer_1, whole genome shotgun sequence:
- the LOC123542950 gene encoding transcription intermediary factor 1-alpha-like — protein MEVSGKLAEERESLKLCEHCQFVNITTKANGICRECEEYMCDTCFRNHLKGKRNRNHELIDMNDPDISAWKSAEDVEKCKQHDNEAIKFYCRKHEFVGCGDCIILEHSTCKPEYIKDLSKNVQENENFINLMRKIEQLEHENKANYENVQKNRKNCKGMHEEVLTKIRKFRTDINIYLDKAEADIISEMKQLMFDNDKLLDKLDNECAKCTSKVEGLKQKIDPTVHRGNVLFIQTVRSKVSVLEIEHELSKTVQSVCEVKRYEFFPNQHLSSIIKSRETVGKLNISNVNEPKHDAITNLEMNVDTLTFEEPKKPTKPVQQETDTKTAVRPPSSFVGARVQVRDTNWMVNIILCFDC, from the exons ATGGAAGTCTCCGGTAAACTAGCTGAAGAAAGAGAAAGCTTAAAGCTTTGTGAACATTGTcaatttgtaaatattacaacaaaaGCAAATGGAATATGTCGGGAATGTGAGGAATATATGTGCGACACATGCTTCCGGAATCATCTCAAGGGTAAAAGGAATAGAAATCATGAATTGATTGACATGAATGACCCAGATATTTCTGCATGGAAAAGTGCAGAAGACGTAGAGAAATGCAAACAGCATGATAATGAGGCGATCAAATTCTACTGTCGTAAACACGAATTTGTTGGGTGTGGAGACTGCATTATATTGGAGCATAGTACATGTAAACCCGAATACATAAAGGACTTATCGAAAAACGTCCAGGAAAAcgaaaattttataaacttgatGAGGAAAATTGAACAACTGGAGCATGAGAACAAAGCAAACTATGAGAACGTCCAAAAGAATCGAAAAAACTGTAAAGGGATGCACGAAGAAGTGCTAACTAAGATAAGGAAGTTTAGAACAGATATCAATATTTATCTGGATAAGGCAGAAGCAGATATAATATCTGAAATGAAACAACTAATGTTCGACAACGACAAACTCCTTGATAAGTTAGATAACGAATGTGCAAAATGTACGTCTAAAGTTGAAGGATTAAAGCAGAAAATTGACCCGACTGTCCATAGAGGAAATGTACTGTTTATACAAACAGTACGTAGCAAAGTAAGTGTTCTGGAAATTGAACATGAGCTGTCAAAAACTGTACAATCAGTATGCGAAGTCAAACGTTATGAATTTTTTCCCAACCAACACTTGTCCAGTATCATCAAATCAAGAGAAACTGTTGGCAAACTGAATATTTCGAATGTAAATGAACCTAAGCATGATGCAATCACAAATTTGGAAATGAACGTTGATACATTAACATTCGAGGAACCAAAGAAGCCAACGAAGCCAGTGCAGCAGGAAACAGATACAAAAACTG CTGTGAGACCGCCATCTAGTTTTGTCGGTGCCCGTGTACAGGTAAGAGACACAAATTGGATggtaaatatcattttatgttttgactGTTAG